From Mytilus edulis chromosome 8, xbMytEdul2.2, whole genome shotgun sequence, one genomic window encodes:
- the LOC139484632 gene encoding galactose-3-O-sulfotransferase 2-like, whose translation MGCSCGKSTSRCILIIILMIGLMNIWYQCYDIRVKGLLFRLTNITERTLAANLSLYDTVTMEKNQKDIELTYANSTMKQRKVNEDVCKDRINTVAFLKVHKAGSSTVMNIFLRYGDSHRLNIALPRVPKPKEKSGNWNYLGVDTFLQKKRLIPIPQNESYSIICNHVVYSKDKFTEILGQDAVNIGIIRHPASHFLSGVYYWHVLDIIRKRIKGDNDNERMSKYLKHPDLLKRLMHNRMSFDFGLPVKYFENDTAIDEKLKSLDKEFSLIMLLEYFVESLVLMKRILCWNLKDILFIPINEYSKEKGNKIKLSPDDIRNLQKYNHADFRLYQYFEKKFMRQLNKTSHNFHEEVENFKIVQETVLVYCKNKTNDQFAEVLIIKETAWNNTFNITVKECKFMMEGELYLLWRLGKKAENKYHHRKK comes from the coding sequence ATGTATATTAATAATCATTTTAATGATTGGACTCATGAACATTTGGTATCAATGTTATGACATACGTGTTAAAGGATTACTTTTTAGACTTACAAACATAACAGAAAGAACTTTGGCAGCAAATTTGTCATTATATGACACAGTAACCATGGAGAAAAATCAGAAAGACATAGAATTGACTTATGCCAATTCGACAATGAAACAAAGAAAGGTAAATGAAGATGTGTGCAAGGATCGAATTAACACTGTTGCTTTTCTAAAAGTTCATAAAGCAGGAAGCTCAACTGTGATGAATATATTTCTAAGATATGGAGACTCTCATAGATTGAACATTGCATTACCCAGAGTTCCTAAACCAAAAGAGAAAAGTGGTAACTGGAATTATCTCGGCGTAGAtacatttttacagaaaaaaagacTTATTCCAATTCCTCAAAACGAATCATATAGCATTATATGTAACCACGTGGTTTACAGTAAAGACAAATTTACAGAAATACTTGGTCAGGATGCCGTAAATATTGGAATAATACGACATCCAGCATCCCATTTTCTCTCTGGAGTATATTATTGGCATGTACTTGATATAATAAGAAAAAGAATAAAGGGAGATAACGACAATGAACgtatgtcaaaatatttaaaacaccctgatttattaaaacgtttaatgcATAATCGGATGTCCTTTGATTTTGGACTTCcagtcaaatattttgaaaatgacacTGCAATTGATGAAAAACTTAAATCACTTGATAAAGAATTTTCTCTGATAATGCTATTAGAATACTTTGTCGAATCTCTGGTACTCATGAAAAGAATTTTATGTTGGAATCTAAAAGATATATTATTCATACCAATAAATGAATattcaaaggaaaaaggaaacaaaattaaGTTATCACCAGATGATATCAGAAACCTTCAAAAATATAACCATGCAGATTTTAGattgtatcaatattttgagAAGAAGTTTATGAGACAACTTAATAAAACGAGCCACAATTTCCATGAAGAAGTTGAAAACTTTAAAATCGTGCAAGAAACTGTATTAGtttattgtaaaaacaaaacgAATGATCAGTTTGCTGAAGTACTGATAATCAAAGAAACTGCTTGGAATAACACTTTTAATATAACTGTTAAAGAATGTAAATTCATGATGGAAGGAGAACTATATTTATTGTGGCGATTAGGGAAAAAAGCCGAAAACAAATATCATCACAGAAAGaaataa